ATGAGGTCCAACAAAAAAAGTATGGATTTCGTTTGAGGGTTTATTAAATAGACTTAAACGTAGTGAGTTTGATGATAGGAACATTGCTGCAATCTTTGAGATACTAATGCAACATCACTTTTATCAAAAGCTTTTTAAACTGATCAAATTGCATTCTTTTTGGAAGAAAAGAGGAACCAGAAGACTTTCAACACATTTAGTGGCTTTTGTTAGAACCTTAGACCTGAAATTCAAGGTGATCTAAAGAATTTTAACTGACCATTTGCTGTCAGACCTCCTCCCTCAGACTTCAAGATACGAGGTTTAAGGTACATAATGAGGATCTTAAATTCTTATTTATGGATCTGAAATTAAGTGCTTTTATGAGACCCAAGTAAAAGGGATTTCAGATCAGCCTCTGATTTCAGATCcgaaactatcaaacacaccttTACTTACTTTCAAATGCCGTGGGATACTTTTTAAATTAATGCATCATAACCAtaagatgaaatttatatatttgcaccctGCCGAAGTAAGGAACCATGGCATATACGTTTGAAACAGATttcattttgagagatttgaaaaagcactATCTCGTTGAAAGGCTCTATACACATCTGCCATgcatttctttagacaaagatttcgtttttttgcggatggtaaaaggaaaaaatttactTGCCTTTTGTGAATTGCAATGCCttcttattattgttttttatgttcatcattcttttttttttcttcttaagaaATATTTGAGATTGATCAAAAGATGCCCCTACCCATTAAGAAATATATCCAGCTTTGACTTTATTACAGAGTAATTTTGCCAGATAAAAACACCAGAAAGGAGCTTTTTCAGGATGGCACCGTCTATTTATTGCTGCACGATTAGTTATCgttgtcaaaaaaaatttaaccgGTACATGCCAATGGGTCAAGTTTACCCGGACCGGATCAATTGTATGGGCATAAATGCTTCTACCGTAAACTGCTATTCGGGTCCATCTTCTCGATTGGATGCTGAACCGACCCGACGGATCTGAACTTTTGTacttatattgatttttaacaACTACATCCTTAATTGTCCTTTGAAAACTTTGTTTCCAGAAGAAGATTTCGAGACTCGATCCGAACTGGAAATCCGAACTGGAAATCCGAACCCGAAGTTATTCAAACGGATATCAGAAACCCTGGCCGGGCACAAACCCGACCCGTTTGACAGCGAGTTTTGCATGCCGAGAGGCCGCGTTTtggtttgtttctctctctctcctcctctctctctctaaatttaGCCAAACTCCTCTGTCTGCCTTTGTTTCGTTCCCTGTCTTGCTATGTTCATCGGCGAAAGGAACAACACCTGTTCCTTCTCGtccctctctgtttctctcctCAGACGCCGGATTTTTCCCATTCTCCTCTCTAGGGAGGATCCAGTCAATTTAACGTTAGAAGTTGGGAAGTCGTTGCCCTCGTGCCAATGGTTTCAGCAACGAGAAGCAATAGGTTTCGGCGGCTCTGGTAAGTTCCTcgattctcatttttctctttcttcgtcttcttcatGATGCTTTGTCGTGGTTCTATGCCTCTGTTTGTCGAGTTTGCGTTTATTTCTTGCTTATTCATGGCTATTCTCTTGTGGTCAGTTTGGGTAGATCACCATTTTCATGTTGTTGCCATGCTTTTAGTCCTTTTCTCGATGTtttggcttctttttcttttatactagACGATTCTGCGTGATTCTTGAATGGTGGCAGCTGCTTTTCTTGTATGTTTTTGCACGTTCTCTCTGTCGAAAGAAAAACTACAGAATGAAGTGGTAATGGCTTTGATACATGAAGAAGGGCCAACATTGTTGCATGTGTTATGCAAACTTTTACTTGCATGGTTCTCGTAATTTACAAGCAATAATTggtcttggttttttttttccgttgGGTGGCACCCGTAATTGGAATAATATGCATTCTTTcctattgaaaatttgaaatgctGCTGTACATTTACTTCTATAGTTATACAAAACTTTCTGCTGTTCTTGGATCTGATAGaagttgaacttttttttttttttcaaaattcttttttaaTCGTTGTTGATCAAATTTCACAAACGAAAAGGGAATTTTTGAATGCGTATGATGGTGCCTTTTACATAAAAACATGCAACTGAGTAAATCATGTCCCCTCGTCTACCTTGTCTCGTTCCCACCatgattttttagttttggCATGCCTTTGAGGAGAAGGGTTAATGGACTTCTGGAAAACGAAAAACATGCACTTGGTCCAAGTACTGGATTTCTAAtgttctgttttctttttgtgctGACATTCTAACAATATGCAAATTGGAGGATCTTACTTAAAATCCCGTAATAGAAGATCGTGATTTCAGTACAGGAGGAAGATTAGAAATGCCAGGGTCTCTGTTCGATTTACTATGGTGGATGAAGAGGCGAAAAAAACACCAACTTCAGGCGAGAAGTTAATAGCAGGAGGAGATCATGGGAAGGAGATTCGAAATTCTATTCCCATATCAGACTCTTCATCTGAAGAATTCATTCAACTCGAAGCAAGTGACTTGGGAAGTCCTTCTAGAACCTTGGATTCAGGCAAGGCAAACATGGAAGTGCTACCTCAATCAGAGGAGCCAATCGATTCAGACCAGAAAGGTGGTAGTGATGGTGGCAGGAAAAACAGTTCTAAGACAAACTCTGACAGTGTGCAGCTCATTACTGGCAATCAGCGCGATGGAGGTGATGAACTATCTGTATCAATTGAAGCTGGAAATGTCCTGAATGATAATCCGTCAACATCGAGTAGCTCTTCTCTTTCTCCAGTTGATGTCAATGTTGAGGACAAAACTTCCACGGGCTTCAAAGTTGAAAATGGTGAACTTGTGGTTCAGACAAGTGCAGAAGAAAGTTACATGATTAAATCAGAGCTGCCACATGAAGCAAACCACCTTATAGTCGAGCATAAAGATGTCTTGCAAACGGATAATCATAGCAGCTACCTGGGTTTTGCGGAACAATCTCACCTGTGCCAAGCAATTAGTGAAGCAGAGACTTATGACCCAGGTCGAATTCCATCATCGGTCTTCTCAAGGCATCAGAGCTCGATGGATGTGGAGTGGAGTGTAGCTTCTAATGAGTCAATGTTTAGCATCCAAGTTGGAAGTGCAAGTTTCTCAAGGGACCATGTCTTTAATTTTAGCAAGTCTGGTGACCTAAATGGTCTTATTTCTGGTCCTGGCCACAGCATTACACCTGAAAAAGATACAGCATCAGGGGATCAGAGCCCTGATATTTGTTCTGATCAAAATGCTGCTCCTGCTGCAATTGTGCCGGAAACATTTCATGATGACATTGAATCTGAAAAGGCTTCGCCAATAGGGGAACAGCAGCCAGAAGTACATGCTATTTCAAGTCCTGAACATGCTCCACTTCTCCAAGAAAATATTGTGGGAGGAGGAACCCTTCCAACGACTCTAGCTGTTCCTCGTACCACTAGCATGGCACGCCCCTCTGATTCCAGTGGTGCCAGCATCCAGTCCTTTGCATTTCcaatgtactctctctctctctctctcgcatatatatatatatatgaatgcataCACGTACGTTCTTGAGTATGTATGTAAGTGTGTTACATCTTACTGCAGGACATCTCATCGCCGCAAGAAATGGGAACTCAAACTTCTGACTTgtgcaaattttttttccaataggTGCATAATTTTACTTATGTAGTTGTCACAGAGGCATCAGTGGTCAATGCTGTCCATCTTGTAAACTGCTGGGAAGTTATACAGAAACATACATGATATGTGATTTTTTCTTCCTGCTCCCTGATGGAATGGCAAGATTTCTCACATATCTAATATGATGCTGGCCCTATGGTTGATCATATTGTGCCCCGGTGCTTATTGGATGGTTTACGTCCTCTTTCATTGTTGCTGTATTCCAGCCAGGATCCAAAGGAtgccattttttcatttgttggaCATGGATTGTCATATTCATTTATGTATCCCATTTGTTCATTCTTATGTTAGTAATCAACACTAATTTTCCCTTTGCAGTTTGACAGCAGGTAGTAAGAATCCATCTCTCAAGGTACAAGATGAAGCTCCCGTCCCTCCTCCTTCACTTCCTCAAGTGAAACCCATGGAGCAACGTGGTTGGTGGTGTTGCTGGAAGTATTCTTGGCCAGCATGTTGCTGAGCCAACAGATCGTTCATGCCGTGACAGTTTTCTACAGGATTACTTACTGAAAGAGATAGATTCGCTGAAACAATGGACAAAGACCATAAAGATTGACATGCTTCACTTGTGGGTTCTTCGTCCATGAAAAGCATAGCATTGGATGGCTCGGGTCATTGCTTTCAGGCAGAAAAGACCATGACAATTGACAAACTTCATTCCAAAATGAAAAGCTTAGCATGGGATGCCTCAGCTCATCGATCACAACTAGCATGAGTTTTCTGTTGCTTGATACTGTGTGAAGCCGGGAATTGCTGCAGTATGTGTTACATGTAGAGATATATGGAAGTTCAAACTTACCAGTTACCAGAATGAGGAGGAAATAGCATTTCTATACTGGATTCTGAAAGTGCTGCTGTTTCCACTATGATATGGTTGGTTTGCCCCAAATTGGTACATGGGAATATGgagaaaattttttttcctctgttgTTGCCCATAGATCTTGTACATCCTGTGAAGATTCTttatttagtttaaaatttgtCTGGTCAAGGTTCTCAAACCTTTTCTTGTTCCCACATTGTGCTTGTACAATTTATCCAAACATATACATGATCGATTCATTACGTTTCCACCTTAGTCAGGTCATACTTGGAAGTGGGATGTGATGACTAGGTCATTGCTATCTTATGTTATGTATGTTGCTGTTTTTAACATGACACTTTAAGTTAAATGACGAACCAACTCAGAACCTTGGAGGCATAAGGATATGGCTTTGGGGTTTTATGCCAAAGGCGGTCTCCCTAAGTAAACgttaaaaaagaataaaatggtGTCCAACTGAAATTGCTGACTTAAAAGAATATTCATAGTGAATTGGTGAAAAATATAAGGttaattaaactttttttttaattaatttttcctttcagcgTGAGTAATTCATTCTACCGCCCCAAAGAGAGGCCGCAACCTCCTCCTATGCCCATCCCTCCAAGGTTCATAGAGTTTGCTTAGGGATCTTTTACGGTCCAGAGGATGAGCATATTAAGATACG
Above is a window of Nymphaea colorata isolate Beijing-Zhang1983 chromosome 8, ASM883128v2, whole genome shotgun sequence DNA encoding:
- the LOC116259270 gene encoding uncharacterized protein LOC116259270 isoform X2, whose product is MVSATRSNRFRRLWRKIRNARVSVRFTMVDEEAKKTPTSGEKLIAGGDHGKEIRNSIPISDSSSEEFIQLEASDLGSPSRTLDSGKANMEVLPQSEEPIDSDQKGGSDGGRKNSSKTNSDSVQLITGNQRDGGDELSVSIEAGNVLNDNPSTSSSSSLSPVDVNVEDKTSTGFKVENGELVVQTSAEESYMIKSELPHEANHLIVEHKDVLQTDNHSSYLGFAEQSHLCQAISEAETYDPGRIPSSVFSRHQSSMDVEWSVASNESMFSIQVGSASFSRDHVFNFSKSGDLNGLISGPGHSITPEKDTASGDQSPDICSDQNAAPAAIVPETFHDDIESEKASPIGEQQPEVHAISSPEHAPLLQENIVGGGTLPTTLAVPRTTSMARPSDSSGASIQSFAFPILTAGSKNPSLKVQDEAPVPPPSLPQVKPMEQRGWWCCWKYSWPACC
- the LOC116259270 gene encoding uncharacterized protein LOC116259270 isoform X1; protein product: MVSATRSNRFRRLWRKIRNARVSVRFTMVDEEAKKTPTSGEKLIAGGDHGKEIRNSIPISDSSSEEFIQLEASDLGSPSRTLDSGKANMEVLPQSEEPIDSDQKGGSDGGRKNSSKTNSDSVQLITGNQRDGGDELSVSIEAGNVLNDNPSTSSSSSLSPVDVNVEDKTSTGFKVENGELVVQTSAEESYMIKSELPHEANHLIVEHKDVLQTDNHSSYLGFAEQSHLCQAISEAETYDPGRIPSSVFSRHQSSMDVEWSVASNESMFSIQVGSASFSRDHVFNFSKSGDLNGLISGPGHSITPEKDTASGDQSPDICSDQNAAPAAIVPETFHDDIESEKASPIGEQQPEVHAISSPEHAPLLQENIVGGGTLPTTLAVPRTTSMARPSDSSGASIQSFAFPMTSHRRKKWELKLLTCANFFSNSLTAGSKNPSLKVQDEAPVPPPSLPQVKPMEQRGWWCCWKYSWPACC
- the LOC116259270 gene encoding uncharacterized protein LOC116259270 isoform X3 → MVDEEAKKTPTSGEKLIAGGDHGKEIRNSIPISDSSSEEFIQLEASDLGSPSRTLDSGKANMEVLPQSEEPIDSDQKGGSDGGRKNSSKTNSDSVQLITGNQRDGGDELSVSIEAGNVLNDNPSTSSSSSLSPVDVNVEDKTSTGFKVENGELVVQTSAEESYMIKSELPHEANHLIVEHKDVLQTDNHSSYLGFAEQSHLCQAISEAETYDPGRIPSSVFSRHQSSMDVEWSVASNESMFSIQVGSASFSRDHVFNFSKSGDLNGLISGPGHSITPEKDTASGDQSPDICSDQNAAPAAIVPETFHDDIESEKASPIGEQQPEVHAISSPEHAPLLQENIVGGGTLPTTLAVPRTTSMARPSDSSGASIQSFAFPMTSHRRKKWELKLLTCANFFSNSLTAGSKNPSLKVQDEAPVPPPSLPQVKPMEQRGWWCCWKYSWPACC